In Desulfomonilia bacterium, a single window of DNA contains:
- a CDS encoding DNA double-strand break repair nuclease NurA — translation MSRKEIPDNAIEAVAKHINSRSNKNYNINPIGVEDNIETPQIFEITPFNEIDNTDRSFYAIDGSFNSEQFYNGLAIVMYTAGYICYQYGKQVRMNSLDDPIILGQAYYPENILVTSQDHLCAIYDELLNIKPVKRLLEFWAEKPGDTPENIFAYDKEKICVNLSTLLSFCQEILEISLILEVAELNHTKPGDFILRDGTLRPLQIKQEYLVRLGKYLHEKGIKTISITKQSPIKMELSYTFKQIDDYLQDQLKYKYPFTEKDPKRKKLCCWFEVPTPVLKASYQGEMFVKKGIHGGRGFGLFVAARLDYVEKLQNFDWVIIDVNIFDAIPGIEGSVLDRDKTELALIFKELTRLTQEHYILGYPYPLAEVHNFISLKKNFKEEIINRLKYSLYKDQRMDHIDIENLFLDTHDRF, via the coding sequence ATGTCACGAAAAGAAATTCCAGATAATGCAATAGAAGCGGTTGCAAAACATATAAACAGTAGAAGCAATAAAAATTACAACATCAATCCCATAGGCGTTGAAGATAATATTGAAACGCCACAAATATTTGAAATTACCCCATTCAACGAGATCGACAATACAGATAGAAGCTTTTATGCAATTGATGGAAGTTTCAATAGTGAACAGTTTTATAATGGTTTGGCTATTGTTATGTATACTGCTGGATATATCTGCTACCAATATGGTAAGCAAGTTCGTATGAATTCGCTTGATGATCCTATAATCCTGGGACAAGCATATTATCCTGAAAATATACTTGTAACCAGCCAAGATCATCTTTGTGCAATATATGATGAATTGCTAAACATAAAGCCGGTTAAACGATTACTCGAATTTTGGGCAGAAAAACCAGGAGATACCCCTGAAAATATTTTTGCATATGACAAAGAAAAGATTTGCGTTAACTTATCGACACTCCTTTCATTTTGTCAGGAAATTCTTGAAATCTCTCTTATCCTTGAAGTCGCAGAACTCAACCATACAAAACCAGGTGATTTTATACTCCGAGATGGAACACTTCGTCCGCTTCAAATTAAACAAGAATATTTGGTTCGGTTGGGAAAATATCTTCATGAAAAAGGAATTAAGACCATTTCTATAACAAAACAATCTCCTATAAAGATGGAGCTATCTTATACATTCAAACAGATAGATGACTACCTTCAAGACCAGCTTAAATATAAATATCCATTTACTGAGAAAGATCCAAAGAGAAAAAAACTGTGTTGCTGGTTTGAAGTGCCAACACCAGTCTTAAAAGCTTCATACCAAGGTGAGATGTTTGTTAAAAAAGGAATACATGGCGGACGTGGTTTCGGTCTATTTGTAGCTGCTCGTTTAGATTATGTTGAAAAACTTCAAAATTTTGACTGGGTCATAATTGATGTAAATATCTTTGACGCAATTCCTGGAATTGAAGGTTCTGTATTGGATCGCGACAAAACAGAGCTTGCATTGATATTCAAAGAGCTGACACGACTGACTCAAGAACATTACATTTTAGGATATCCTTACCCCTTAGCTGAAGTCCACAACTTCATCTCTCTTAAAAAAAACTTCAAAGAAGAAATTATTAATAGATTGAAATATTCACTGTATAAAGATCAAAGAATGGATCATATTGATATTGAAAACTTATTCTTAGACACACATGACAGATTCTAA
- a CDS encoding Hsp20/alpha crystallin family protein: protein MFTILNPFREFQDFDQDMGRIFSRGRQAYPPVNVYVTGDDVVVTSEVPGIEASQIDLTVAGDMLTLKAEKKPVDLKEGEKWHRNERAYGSFNRTVKLPYNVDSSKIEALYDKGILKLTLPRAESDKPRKINVRTTE, encoded by the coding sequence ATGTTTACAATACTAAATCCATTTAGAGAATTTCAGGATTTTGATCAGGATATGGGAAGGATTTTCTCAAGAGGAAGACAGGCCTACCCTCCTGTCAATGTTTATGTGACGGGAGACGATGTAGTCGTAACTTCTGAAGTTCCCGGGATTGAAGCAAGCCAGATCGACCTTACCGTCGCGGGGGACATGCTTACTCTTAAGGCGGAGAAAAAACCCGTTGACCTGAAGGAAGGAGAGAAATGGCACAGAAACGAACGCGCATACGGAAGCTTCAACAGAACCGTAAAGCTGCCATACAATGTTGACAGCAGTAAAATCGAAGCACTGTATGACAAGGGAATACTCAAGCTGACGCTGCCCAGGGCGGAATCGGACAAACCCAGAAAAATAAATGTAAGGACAACCGAATAA
- the trxA gene encoding thioredoxin translates to MDSTNEMPDTPLVLTDSNIDETIKKYPFLVVDCWAQWCGPCRMLGPIIESLAKKHQGDIVFGKLDVDTNPATAGKYGIRTIPNLIVFKDGAKMGDIVGAMPEGMLINEINKYR, encoded by the coding sequence ATGGACAGTACAAATGAAATGCCAGATACCCCGCTTGTTTTAACGGATTCGAACATTGATGAAACGATTAAAAAATATCCCTTTCTGGTTGTAGACTGCTGGGCTCAATGGTGCGGTCCGTGCCGGATGCTCGGCCCGATCATTGAAAGCCTTGCAAAGAAACATCAGGGTGATATCGTATTCGGTAAGCTCGACGTCGATACTAATCCGGCAACTGCCGGAAAATACGGGATCCGCACGATACCTAACCTGATCGTTTTTAAAGACGGCGCAAAGATGGGCGACATTGTCGGGGCCATGCCGGAAGGAATGCTCATAAACGAGATAAATAAATACAGATAG
- a CDS encoding DUF4388 domain-containing protein — protein sequence MALIGTLKGFGITDIFQLISQQIKTGLLVLTSTKETITVAFRDGIIQGVSSDKWEFDPRMDILLKARFINEKELRDSIENQKRNKGAWYDYLISKGIIKENILDKASIIIFRNTMLDVFQWEDGNYRFEDRDINTESMMACSLPTEGVVLDTLRIIDELPIIRPKTPPLDYCPIAITPLTQEISIRYDLNSIDVVIYNLIDGEKTVQDIINQSLELPFEALASIVKLIEAGIVEVFPRGSMDKRDKTIAKEEAIRRIKVAAVYLSLLICIILLIILGKPRLLENPLEIGPVVSSQIKEQKSLAERIAKQVKAPSKPDKDNYDR from the coding sequence ATGGCACTGATCGGCACATTAAAGGGTTTTGGTATAACCGACATATTCCAGCTTATATCCCAGCAGATAAAAACAGGTCTCCTGGTCCTTACGTCCACAAAAGAGACCATAACAGTAGCTTTCAGGGACGGGATCATACAGGGTGTTTCTTCGGATAAATGGGAATTCGATCCGAGGATGGATATCCTTTTGAAAGCAAGATTTATAAATGAAAAAGAACTGAGAGATTCGATTGAAAACCAGAAAAGAAACAAGGGCGCCTGGTATGATTACCTTATTTCAAAGGGCATCATTAAAGAGAATATTTTAGATAAGGCTTCCATTATCATTTTCAGGAATACGATGCTGGATGTTTTCCAGTGGGAGGATGGAAATTACAGGTTTGAAGACCGTGATATAAACACAGAGAGCATGATGGCATGCAGCCTGCCTACAGAAGGGGTGGTGCTGGATACATTGAGGATCATAGACGAGCTCCCTATCATAAGACCCAAAACGCCACCTCTGGATTACTGCCCTATAGCCATAACACCCCTTACCCAGGAGATAAGCATAAGATATGATCTAAACAGTATCGATGTTGTCATATACAACCTGATTGACGGTGAAAAAACCGTACAGGACATAATAAATCAGTCGCTTGAACTGCCCTTTGAAGCGCTCGCTTCCATCGTAAAACTGATCGAAGCGGGAATCGTAGAGGTCTTCCCGAGAGGTTCGATGGATAAACGGGACAAGACTATTGCAAAGGAGGAGGCCATCCGCAGGATAAAAGTGGCTGCCGTTTATTTGAGCCTCCTGATTTGCATCATACTGCTCATCATTTTAGGAAAGCCGAGGCTTCTTGAAAATCCGCTTGAAATAGGCCCGGTAGTATCCTCACAGATTAAGGAACAGAAATCGCTTGCCGAAAGGATCGCTAAGCAGGTGAAAGCGCCTTCAAAGCCAGATAAAGATAACTATGACCGTTAA
- a CDS encoding NAD(P)/FAD-dependent oxidoreductase codes for MSDYDVIVIGAGCGGLSAGALLAKKGCKTLVLEQSSLVGGCCSTFEQEGFSFDLGASILEDVEVINWCFERLGTSVFKETEMIKCDPIYTVILKDGTKITYPLSSEETAKLIGTISPEDEDGWRRYADYMKAFLDAAFKGFFLSPGNTLTDMAMMFVRTPALLKFFPLFATNYQSVLEKFFKSDKIMESIAYQSYFFGLPPELGPGHSAMIPYSEHEGVYYTKGGMKGIPEALVKCGQRLGMELRLNTLVKKVIVKNGRAVGVQLGDGTEITARLIVSNINARQLYTDLIGLEHLPWLAQVGVKSYRYAMATPMIYLGVDYEPPLDSHHTIITLPVAETNKFWNDYYLKGLFPTEQYAIISYTSKTDPGLAPKGCNIIVLTLSPGPYKLQGKDWDEAKPEIMDRVIRFMEKKCIPGLEEHIKVASFSTPRDFERRLLSPEGAIYALRQDLMSSMVFRPAAKSKNIKGLYLTGASTHPGGGVPTVIASGMIAADLIEKYEN; via the coding sequence ATGAGTGACTATGATGTGATTGTCATCGGCGCAGGATGCGGCGGGCTCAGTGCAGGGGCGCTGCTTGCAAAAAAGGGATGTAAGACGCTTGTGCTTGAGCAGAGTTCCCTTGTGGGCGGATGCTGCTCCACGTTCGAGCAGGAAGGTTTCAGTTTCGACCTCGGTGCATCCATTCTCGAGGACGTGGAAGTGATCAACTGGTGCTTCGAGAGGCTTGGAACTTCCGTCTTCAAGGAAACGGAAATGATAAAATGCGATCCCATATACACGGTCATACTGAAGGACGGGACCAAGATCACATATCCCCTGTCCAGCGAAGAGACCGCAAAACTGATCGGAACGATCAGCCCCGAAGATGAAGACGGCTGGAGGAGATACGCCGACTACATGAAGGCATTCCTCGATGCGGCGTTCAAGGGCTTCTTCCTCTCACCCGGCAACACGCTGACAGACATGGCCATGATGTTCGTAAGGACGCCAGCACTGCTCAAGTTTTTCCCGCTGTTTGCCACGAACTATCAGTCGGTTCTGGAGAAGTTCTTCAAGAGCGACAAGATTATGGAATCGATCGCATACCAGAGCTATTTCTTCGGGCTTCCGCCCGAACTCGGCCCGGGCCACAGCGCCATGATCCCCTATTCAGAACATGAAGGGGTCTACTATACGAAAGGCGGGATGAAGGGCATACCCGAGGCGCTCGTAAAATGCGGACAGAGGCTCGGCATGGAGCTGAGGCTTAATACACTTGTAAAGAAAGTGATTGTAAAGAACGGTCGTGCGGTGGGTGTCCAGCTTGGTGACGGGACTGAGATTACCGCCAGGCTCATAGTCTCCAACATCAACGCCAGGCAGCTCTATACCGACCTGATCGGCCTTGAGCATCTGCCGTGGCTGGCCCAGGTGGGCGTGAAAAGCTATCGATATGCAATGGCCACACCCATGATATATCTTGGCGTGGATTATGAGCCGCCGCTCGACAGCCACCATACGATAATCACGCTGCCTGTCGCTGAAACCAACAAGTTCTGGAACGATTACTATCTGAAGGGACTCTTCCCGACCGAGCAGTATGCGATAATAAGCTATACGTCCAAGACCGACCCCGGGCTCGCACCCAAAGGCTGCAACATTATCGTGCTCACGCTTTCGCCCGGCCCGTATAAGCTTCAGGGCAAGGACTGGGACGAGGCAAAGCCCGAGATAATGGACCGCGTAATAAGATTCATGGAGAAGAAGTGCATCCCGGGTCTTGAAGAGCACATAAAGGTGGCCAGCTTTTCAACACCCAGGGATTTCGAGAGAAGGCTCTTATCACCCGAAGGAGCCATATATGCGCTCAGGCAGGACCTGATGTCCTCCATGGTGTTCAGACCTGCTGCGAAGTCGAAGAACATAAAAGGTCTTTATCTGACAGGTGCATCCACACATCCCGGAGGCGGCGTTCCAACGGTTATAGCTTCAGGTATGATAGCCGCAGACCTTATTGAAAAATATGAAAACTGA
- a CDS encoding Hsp20/alpha crystallin family protein encodes MRYLSPFRFGRSGNLAKTGENPAVTFQRALNNLFDDFFSGFEVTPFDEKFGAFNPKIDMTEDEKEIKVTAELPGLEEKDIEVNLSKDILTIKGEKTQEKEEKGKETYYSERSYGSFSRTIQIPSEVEHDKIDATFKKGVLNITLPKVAKPVEQQKKIQIKSA; translated from the coding sequence ATGAGATATCTGTCACCATTTAGATTCGGAAGATCAGGCAATTTGGCAAAAACCGGAGAGAACCCGGCGGTAACCTTCCAGAGGGCGCTCAACAACCTCTTTGACGATTTCTTCAGCGGCTTCGAGGTCACACCGTTTGACGAAAAATTCGGAGCGTTCAACCCGAAAATCGACATGACTGAAGACGAGAAAGAGATCAAGGTTACGGCCGAACTACCCGGACTCGAGGAAAAAGACATCGAGGTCAACCTTTCCAAGGACATCCTCACCATTAAAGGAGAGAAGACCCAGGAAAAGGAAGAAAAAGGAAAGGAAACCTACTATTCCGAAAGGAGCTACGGCAGCTTCAGCAGGACGATCCAGATACCTTCCGAAGTCGAGCACGACAAGATCGACGCGACATTCAAAAAAGGCGTCCTCAACATCACGCTGCCCAAGGTCGCAAAGCCTGTAGAGCAGCAGAAAAAAATCCAGATAAAATCGGCGTAG
- the recJ gene encoding single-stranded-DNA-specific exonuclease RecJ: MITHSSSWRIRGRVEDNAIPGLDFSPVFTSLLKMRGIRTYDDAMRFISPKLNDMKDPVSMSGIEIACERLASAIINKEKIGVFTDYDVDGVCSAALLHRFFIKLGIPAPIVFIPDRTIDGYGLNIRGIDILHGQGATLIITSDCGINSSAEVNYAKKLGIDVIVTDHHEPEGILPEALSIINPKQESCPFYGEDLCGAGVVFHLIIALRAHLRKMGFENLPNLREDLDLVAMATVADVVSLSGVNRILIKEGLVVLNSHERAGIAALAKVSGINREVYAHDLGYILGPRINAAGRISDARKAFELLTTDDEVTANRIASELHLLNQRRQSEEQKVLKEAISMVEVRPHLPKVIVVAGTSWHTGVVGIVASRLSERYQRPAVVISIIDNIGKGSGRSVEGVDLHAAINECSHLLLGCGGHKMAVGLTIDADKIIHFAGSLEAVVSKIRPSESKIEVDMRISPSDITPGLLKELEMLSPYGDGNPEPVFMMSGMEVLSSKKLEGSQVKFMLQHSGRVFHTLGYTVNGNGNSLSKKLDIAFSPVQRRINGHSYLYLALKALSPA; the protein is encoded by the coding sequence ATGATCACTCATTCATCATCATGGCGAATCAGGGGAAGAGTTGAAGACAATGCCATCCCCGGACTCGATTTTTCGCCGGTCTTTACATCCCTTTTGAAAATGAGGGGAATAAGAACTTATGATGATGCTATGAGGTTCATATCTCCGAAACTGAACGATATGAAAGATCCCGTTTCAATGTCAGGGATCGAAATCGCCTGCGAGAGATTGGCCAGCGCCATCATCAATAAGGAAAAAATCGGGGTTTTTACTGATTATGATGTCGATGGCGTATGTAGCGCCGCACTTCTTCACAGATTTTTCATAAAGCTGGGCATTCCGGCGCCGATAGTATTTATTCCCGACAGGACCATTGACGGTTACGGGCTTAATATCAGGGGGATAGACATCCTTCATGGCCAGGGTGCAACGCTTATCATAACTTCTGACTGCGGCATTAACTCATCTGCCGAGGTTAATTATGCAAAGAAGCTGGGCATAGATGTTATTGTAACCGATCACCATGAACCCGAAGGAATATTGCCAGAGGCATTGAGCATAATAAATCCGAAACAGGAAAGCTGCCCGTTCTATGGTGAAGACCTTTGCGGGGCAGGTGTTGTGTTTCACCTGATAATCGCGCTCAGGGCCCATCTCAGAAAAATGGGTTTTGAAAATCTGCCGAATTTGCGTGAAGACCTCGATCTTGTCGCAATGGCTACAGTAGCTGATGTGGTATCGCTCTCGGGTGTCAACCGCATATTGATAAAAGAGGGTCTTGTGGTGCTGAATTCCCATGAACGCGCAGGGATAGCCGCTCTGGCGAAGGTCTCCGGAATCAACCGTGAGGTTTATGCCCATGACCTCGGGTATATACTCGGCCCCCGTATCAATGCGGCCGGCAGGATTTCGGACGCAAGGAAGGCATTCGAACTTCTCACAACCGATGATGAGGTTACTGCGAACCGGATTGCATCCGAACTGCACCTATTAAACCAGAGAAGGCAGTCCGAGGAGCAGAAGGTTCTGAAAGAAGCCATATCAATGGTTGAAGTCAGGCCTCATCTTCCAAAGGTTATCGTTGTTGCAGGGACAAGCTGGCATACCGGTGTTGTGGGCATCGTGGCGTCCAGGCTTTCAGAGCGCTATCAGAGACCCGCGGTGGTGATTTCCATCATTGACAATATTGGCAAAGGTTCAGGAAGATCGGTTGAAGGCGTCGATCTTCATGCCGCCATTAATGAATGCTCCCATCTACTGCTCGGGTGCGGCGGTCATAAGATGGCGGTTGGCCTTACCATCGACGCAGACAAGATAATTCATTTCGCAGGCTCGCTCGAGGCAGTAGTATCCAAAATAAGGCCCTCTGAATCGAAAATCGAAGTCGATATGAGAATATCACCTTCAGATATAACCCCGGGGCTTCTTAAGGAGCTTGAGATGCTTTCTCCATACGGGGACGGCAATCCCGAACCGGTCTTCATGATGTCGGGCATGGAGGTGCTCAGTTCCAAGAAGCTTGAAGGTTCACAGGTAAAGTTCATGCTTCAGCATTCAGGCAGGGTATTTCATACGCTCGGGTACACGGTAAACGGCAATGGAAACAGCCTGTCAAAAAAACTCGATATTGCTTTTTCGCCGGTGCAGAGACGCATTAACGGTCATAGTTATCTTTATCTGGCTTTGAAGGCGCTTTCACCTGCTTAG
- a CDS encoding Hsp20/alpha crystallin family protein, with protein MAEEITAKTETKTAGAERTKDSRTYMPRVDIYETNDSLYLLADMPGTDESRVNITLEKDILTIEAGVDESIYGQRKATYIEYGIGDYYRQFTLSDEIDREKIEASMKDGVLKVVLPKAEPVKTRKIAIQAG; from the coding sequence ATGGCTGAAGAAATAACTGCAAAAACCGAAACGAAAACGGCAGGTGCGGAAAGGACCAAAGATTCGCGTACATACATGCCCAGGGTGGATATCTATGAAACGAACGATAGCCTCTACCTTCTGGCCGATATGCCCGGCACTGACGAATCCAGGGTAAATATAACATTGGAGAAGGACATTCTGACGATTGAGGCAGGCGTCGATGAAAGCATCTACGGCCAGAGGAAGGCGACATATATCGAATACGGAATCGGCGATTATTACAGGCAGTTCACCCTTAGCGACGAGATCGACAGGGAAAAGATCGAGGCCAGCATGAAGGATGGCGTCCTTAAGGTCGTTCTCCCGAAGGCCGAACCTGTCAAGACAAGAAAAATCGCCATACAGGCAGGCTAA
- a CDS encoding tetratricopeptide repeat protein, whose amino-acid sequence MGFFDSLLGKKKPSKEIDDCQAALESRPNDPNLLKKLGDLYLKANDTTNASDIYIKLGDFYKSKGFYPKSIALYKQAEKIHPNWEKPLERLAELYKVQGFPREAAAQYVKLSEYYEKKGDSDRAMACLQSAAEISPAHADMLKKVETFNVKEAAMNEPMPASNAPEIKPKADFFDLNKELDKEIEELNIDENTQVQGDIDIGTVLNAIKENAPDESKGDALFLYNMGLAYRETGLIDEAIEAFRKVINTGEKLFDSYVMLGICLRDAGRFEESLKSLHDGGIIENLTMSMKIGVLYEVAQTYKAMGDSKKALAIFKEIHKERQDFKNVESEIKKLSDGG is encoded by the coding sequence ATGGGTTTTTTTGATTCTCTTCTTGGAAAGAAGAAGCCTTCAAAGGAAATCGACGACTGTCAGGCGGCTCTCGAAAGCCGTCCTAACGATCCGAACCTGCTGAAGAAGCTCGGCGACTTGTATCTTAAAGCGAATGATACGACCAACGCCTCGGATATCTATATAAAGCTGGGGGACTTCTACAAGTCCAAAGGTTTTTATCCCAAATCGATCGCCCTCTACAAGCAGGCGGAGAAAATACATCCCAACTGGGAAAAGCCGCTGGAAAGACTGGCGGAACTCTACAAGGTTCAGGGGTTCCCCAGGGAAGCCGCCGCCCAGTATGTCAAGCTTTCCGAATATTATGAAAAGAAAGGCGACAGCGACAGGGCAATGGCATGCCTTCAGAGTGCAGCCGAAATCTCGCCGGCCCATGCCGATATGCTCAAGAAAGTCGAGACTTTTAATGTCAAGGAAGCAGCAATGAATGAACCCATGCCTGCCTCCAATGCACCGGAAATTAAACCAAAGGCCGATTTCTTCGACCTCAACAAGGAACTGGACAAGGAGATCGAAGAGCTCAACATAGATGAAAACACACAGGTCCAGGGAGACATCGATATCGGTACCGTCCTGAACGCAATCAAAGAAAATGCCCCGGATGAAAGCAAGGGTGATGCGCTTTTTCTTTACAACATGGGACTGGCCTACAGGGAGACAGGGCTTATCGACGAAGCAATCGAAGCCTTTCGGAAAGTTATAAATACCGGAGAAAAACTCTTTGATTCCTACGTGATGCTCGGCATCTGCTTAAGGGATGCCGGACGCTTTGAAGAATCCCTCAAATCGCTTCATGACGGCGGTATAATTGAAAATCTGACAATGTCGATGAAGATAGGTGTCCTTTACGAGGTGGCCCAGACATACAAAGCCATGGGTGATTCAAAGAAGGCTCTCGCGATATTCAAGGAAATCCATAAAGAGCGGCAGGATTTCAAGAATGTGGAAAGTGAAATCAAGAAACTGTCCGATGGAGGCTGA
- the trxB gene encoding thioredoxin-disulfide reductase, translating to MEKSIHDMIIIGGGPAGLTAGIYAARASMDVILIESTFSPSLITITDWVENYPGFPEGIGGFDIVEKFRQQAVNCGLKSAFGDVSGIVRESVDGYPVWKVIADEDYFAHAVIFATGANHAKLGCPGEVEFTGKGVSYCATCDGPFYRDREVVVVGGGDTAVQEAIFLTKFASKVTLVHRRDSLRATAVLRERAMANEKIVFELDSIVESVYGDKLVEGIVLKNKKTGTNKNLRTDGVFIFTGLIPNTQLLKGIAELDANGYIIVDGDMRTTAPGIFSCGDCNKKLLRQVVTACGDGATAAFSAQHYVEDIHGTAYEGRKK from the coding sequence GTGGAGAAAAGTATACATGACATGATCATTATCGGCGGGGGACCGGCAGGGCTTACAGCTGGCATATATGCGGCAAGGGCCAGCATGGATGTCATCCTTATAGAAAGCACATTTTCTCCAAGCCTTATAACCATAACCGACTGGGTGGAAAACTATCCCGGGTTTCCCGAAGGCATAGGAGGGTTTGATATCGTTGAAAAGTTCAGACAACAGGCTGTTAACTGCGGTTTGAAATCGGCTTTCGGTGATGTGAGCGGAATTGTCCGGGAATCCGTTGACGGTTATCCTGTCTGGAAGGTCATTGCGGATGAAGACTATTTTGCCCATGCAGTCATATTTGCAACAGGGGCGAACCATGCAAAACTCGGCTGCCCGGGAGAGGTGGAATTTACAGGGAAAGGCGTTTCATACTGTGCAACCTGCGACGGACCTTTTTACCGGGACAGGGAGGTCGTCGTTGTCGGCGGAGGTGATACCGCAGTCCAGGAGGCTATTTTCCTGACAAAATTTGCATCGAAGGTTACACTTGTCCACCGCAGGGACAGCCTCAGGGCGACAGCCGTACTGAGGGAAAGGGCCATGGCAAATGAAAAAATAGTGTTTGAACTCGATTCTATCGTCGAATCTGTTTACGGGGACAAACTTGTAGAAGGCATTGTTCTCAAAAACAAGAAAACCGGGACAAATAAGAATCTCCGTACGGATGGCGTGTTCATATTTACCGGCCTTATTCCGAACACACAGCTGCTCAAAGGCATAGCGGAACTTGATGCAAACGGTTATATTATAGTTGACGGCGACATGAGGACAACCGCTCCCGGCATCTTTTCATGCGGTGACTGCAATAAAAAACTGCTCAGACAGGTTGTAACTGCATGCGGGGACGGCGCAACGGCCGCTTTTTCGGCCCAGCACTACGTTGAAGATATTCATGGAACCGCCTATGAGGGAAGAAAGAAATAA